Proteins from a genomic interval of Diceros bicornis minor isolate mBicDic1 chromosome 34, mDicBic1.mat.cur, whole genome shotgun sequence:
- the HAMP gene encoding hepcidin isoform X2, translated as MVLNTHIRAACLLLLLLASLTTGSVSPHQTRQLADLQTQDTVGTAGATAGLMPGLHQLRRRDTHFPICTLCCGCCKKSKCGWCCKT; from the exons ATGGTCCTGAACACGCACATCCGGGCTGCCTgtctgctgctccttctcctggCCAGCCTGACCACTGGCTCGGTTTCTCCACACCAG ACAAGGCAGCTTGCAGACCTCCAGACCCAGGACACAGTTGGAACAGCGGGAGCTACAGCCGGCTTGATG CCCGGGCTCCACCAGCTGAGGCGGCGGGACACCCacttccccatctgcaccctctgCTGTGGCTGCTGCAAGAAGTCGAAGTGTGGGTGGTGCTGCAAGACCTAG
- the HAMP gene encoding hepcidin isoform X1, with product MVLNTHIRAACLLLLLLASLTTGSVSPHQTRQLADLQTQDTVGTAGATAGLMVRAAESPECPAPSCVQALLTLPSFPQPGLHQLRRRDTHFPICTLCCGCCKKSKCGWCCKT from the exons ATGGTCCTGAACACGCACATCCGGGCTGCCTgtctgctgctccttctcctggCCAGCCTGACCACTGGCTCGGTTTCTCCACACCAG ACAAGGCAGCTTGCAGACCTCCAGACCCAGGACACAGTTGGAACAGCGGGAGCTACAGCCGGCTTGATGGTGAGAGCAGCTGAGAGTCCTGAGTGTCCTGCCCCTTCCTGTGTCCAGGCCCTGctcactctcccttccttcccgcAGCCCGGGCTCCACCAGCTGAGGCGGCGGGACACCCacttccccatctgcaccctctgCTGTGGCTGCTGCAAGAAGTCGAAGTGTGGGTGGTGCTGCAAGACCTAG